One region of Streptococcus salivarius genomic DNA includes:
- a CDS encoding 3-deoxy-7-phosphoheptulonate synthase, which produces MVFKAVSEKIVFDAVKESTTLTGEALAKKQARDKELEAIIKGEDDRTLLVIGPCSSDNEDAVLDYAHRLAKLQEEVKDKVFMVMRVYTAKPRTNGDGYKGLVHQPDAEGKPNLINGIKAVRNLHYRVITETGITTADEMLYPENLPLVDDLVSYIAIGARSVEDQQHRFVASGIDVPTGMKNPTSGNLNVMFNGIYAAQNKQNFLFNGEEVETSGNPLAHVILRGSTNEYGKNVPNFYYDDVLETIEHYEQMGLENPFIVIDTNHDNSGKRYLEQIRIVRQTLINRDWNEKINKVARGFMIESYLEDGRQDAPDVYGKSITDPCLGWDKTEELIREIHDTLSK; this is translated from the coding sequence ATGGTTTTTAAAGCAGTAAGTGAAAAAATTGTTTTTGATGCAGTTAAAGAATCAACTACATTGACAGGTGAAGCCCTTGCCAAGAAACAAGCTCGTGATAAAGAGCTTGAAGCAATCATCAAGGGTGAAGATGACCGTACGCTATTGGTTATTGGTCCATGTTCATCTGACAATGAGGATGCAGTTCTTGATTATGCTCACCGTTTGGCTAAACTTCAAGAAGAAGTTAAAGATAAAGTCTTTATGGTTATGCGTGTCTATACAGCTAAACCTCGTACAAATGGTGATGGTTATAAAGGACTTGTGCACCAACCTGATGCTGAAGGTAAACCAAACCTAATCAATGGTATCAAGGCTGTGCGTAATCTTCACTACCGTGTTATCACTGAAACTGGTATCACAACTGCTGATGAAATGCTTTACCCAGAAAACCTTCCTTTGGTAGATGACCTTGTGTCATATATTGCCATCGGTGCACGTTCTGTAGAAGACCAACAACACCGTTTTGTTGCGTCAGGTATTGATGTTCCAACTGGTATGAAGAACCCAACATCAGGGAACCTTAACGTCATGTTTAATGGTATCTACGCTGCACAAAACAAACAAAACTTCCTCTTTAACGGTGAAGAAGTTGAAACTTCAGGTAACCCATTGGCACACGTTATTCTTCGTGGCTCAACGAATGAATATGGTAAAAACGTGCCTAACTTCTACTATGATGATGTTCTTGAAACAATCGAACATTATGAACAAATGGGCCTTGAAAATCCGTTCATCGTTATTGATACAAACCATGATAACTCAGGTAAACGTTACTTGGAACAAATCCGTATTGTTCGTCAAACCTTGATTAACCGTGACTGGAATGAAAAAATCAACAAAGTTGCACGTGGTTTCATGATTGAATCTTACCTTGAAGATGGCCGTCAAGATGCGCCAGATGTCTATGGTAAATCAATCACTGACCCATGTCTTGGTTGGGATAAGACAGAAGAATTGATTCGTGAAATCCACGATACTTTGTCAAAATAA
- the scrK gene encoding fructokinase ScrK has translation MAKLYGSLEAGGTKFVCAVGDEKFQVVEKTQFPTTTPYETIDRTIEFFKRYEDQLAGIAIGSFGPIDVDPNSETYGFVTSTPKPHWSNIDLLGLIAKEFNVPFYFTTDVNSSAYGETLVRKGVKSLVYYTIGTGIGAGAIQNGEFIGGMGHTEAGHVYVPLHPNDVSNEFNGTCPFHRGCLEGLAAGPSLEARTGIRGELIDQHSEVWDVQAYYIAQAAVQATVLYRPEVIVFGGGVMGQEHMLRRVREKFTALLNGYLPVPDVNEYIVTPAVSGNGSATLGNFALAKDVADKHTNK, from the coding sequence ATGGCTAAACTTTACGGAAGCTTGGAAGCTGGTGGTACAAAATTTGTCTGTGCTGTTGGTGATGAGAAATTCCAAGTCGTTGAAAAAACCCAATTCCCAACTACAACACCTTATGAAACAATTGATCGTACGATTGAATTTTTCAAACGTTATGAAGACCAATTGGCTGGAATTGCTATTGGTTCATTCGGTCCAATTGATGTTGATCCAAACTCTGAAACATATGGTTTTGTGACTTCAACACCAAAACCACATTGGTCAAATATTGACCTTCTTGGCTTGATTGCTAAAGAGTTTAATGTTCCTTTCTACTTTACGACTGATGTTAACTCATCTGCTTATGGTGAAACGCTTGTTCGTAAAGGTGTTAAAAGCCTAGTTTACTACACTATCGGGACTGGTATTGGTGCTGGTGCTATTCAAAATGGTGAATTTATTGGTGGTATGGGTCATACTGAAGCTGGTCACGTATATGTACCTCTTCACCCAAATGATGTTTCCAATGAATTTAATGGAACTTGTCCATTCCACCGTGGATGTTTGGAAGGTTTGGCTGCTGGACCATCGCTTGAAGCCCGTACAGGTATTCGTGGTGAATTGATTGATCAGCACTCTGAAGTTTGGGATGTTCAAGCTTACTACATTGCTCAAGCGGCTGTCCAAGCAACAGTCCTTTACCGTCCTGAAGTTATCGTCTTTGGTGGCGGTGTTATGGGGCAAGAACACATGCTTCGTCGTGTTCGTGAAAAATTCACAGCTCTTTTGAATGGTTACCTTCCAGTACCAGATGTAAATGAGTATATTGTGACACCTGCTGTTTCAGGTAATGGTTCTGCAACACTTGGTAACTTCGCACTTGCTAAAGACGTAGCTGACAAGCATACAAACAAATAA
- the secA gene encoding preprotein translocase subunit SecA — MANILRKIIENDKGEIKKLEKTAKKVESYADAMAALSDEELQAKTEEFKKRYQNGESLDQLLPEAFAVVREGAKRVLGLFPYRVQIMGGIVLHHGDVPEMRTGEGKTLTATMPVYLNAISGEGVHVITVNEYLSERDATEMGELYSWLGLSVGINLSAKSPAEKREAYNCDITYSTNSEVGFDYLRDNMVVRKENMVQRPLNYALVDEVDSVLIDEARTPLIVSGPVSSETNQLYHRADAFVKTLTEDDYAIDIPTKTIGLNDSGIDKAEEFFNLDNLYDIDNVALTHYIDNALRANYIMLHDIDYVVSPEQEILIVDQFTGRTMEGRRFSDGLHQAIEAKEGVPVQEETKTSASITYQNMFRMYKKLSGMTGTGKTEEDEFREIYNMRIIPIPTNRPIQRIDHDDLLYPTLDAKFRAVVQDVKRRYEKGQPVLVGTVAVETSDLISKMLVEAGIPHEVLNAKNHEKEAHIIMNAGQRGAVTIATNMAGRGTDIKLGEGVLELGGLCVIGTERHESRRIDNQLRGRAGRQGDPGESQFYLSLEDELMRRFGSDRIKQVLERLNADDEDIVIKSRMLTRQVEAAQKRVEGNNYDTRKQVLQYDDVMREQREIIYAERYDVITAERDLEPEIKAMIKRTINRTVDGHSRNDQEEALKGILNFARQALVPENAISLEDLREVGEVTKRSVNYDAIKVYLNELADDVYDRQIKKLRSEEAIREFQKVLILMVVDNKWTDHIDALDQLRNAVGLRGYAQNNPIVEYQSEGFKMFQDMIGAIEYDVTRTMMKAQIHEQSRENVNERVSTTATGNIQAHQADANGQEIDFSKVGRNDFCPCGSGKKFKNCHGRKQF; from the coding sequence ATGGCAAATATATTACGCAAAATCATTGAAAATGATAAAGGCGAAATTAAGAAACTAGAAAAAACTGCCAAGAAAGTCGAGAGCTATGCTGATGCAATGGCGGCTCTTTCAGATGAAGAACTTCAGGCAAAAACAGAAGAATTTAAAAAACGATATCAAAACGGAGAAAGCCTAGACCAACTCTTGCCAGAGGCATTTGCAGTTGTTCGTGAAGGGGCAAAACGTGTCCTTGGACTTTTCCCATATCGTGTGCAAATCATGGGTGGTATCGTTCTTCACCATGGTGACGTACCAGAGATGCGTACAGGGGAAGGGAAAACCCTGACTGCGACAATGCCTGTTTACCTAAATGCTATTTCAGGTGAAGGTGTACACGTTATCACCGTTAACGAATACCTTTCAGAGCGTGATGCGACTGAAATGGGTGAGCTCTATAGTTGGCTTGGTTTGTCAGTAGGGATTAACCTTTCTGCCAAATCACCAGCTGAAAAACGTGAAGCTTATAACTGTGACATCACTTACTCAACCAACTCAGAGGTAGGTTTCGACTATCTTCGTGATAACATGGTTGTTCGTAAGGAAAACATGGTACAACGTCCATTGAACTATGCCTTGGTCGATGAGGTTGACTCGGTTCTTATTGATGAAGCCCGTACACCATTGATCGTATCAGGACCTGTAAGTTCAGAAACTAACCAATTGTATCATCGTGCAGATGCCTTTGTTAAAACATTAACAGAAGACGATTATGCCATTGATATTCCAACAAAAACAATTGGTTTGAATGACTCAGGTATTGACAAGGCTGAAGAATTCTTCAATTTGGACAACTTGTACGATATTGATAATGTTGCCTTGACTCACTATATTGACAATGCCCTTCGTGCCAACTACATCATGTTGCATGATATTGACTATGTGGTCAGTCCTGAGCAAGAAATTCTTATCGTTGACCAATTTACAGGTCGTACCATGGAAGGTCGTCGTTTCTCAGATGGACTCCACCAAGCCATTGAGGCAAAAGAAGGTGTGCCAGTTCAAGAAGAAACGAAGACATCTGCCTCAATCACTTACCAAAATATGTTCCGTATGTACAAGAAATTGTCAGGGATGACTGGTACTGGTAAGACTGAGGAAGATGAATTCCGTGAAATCTATAACATGCGAATCATTCCGATTCCAACTAACCGTCCAATTCAACGTATTGACCACGACGACCTTCTTTACCCAACCTTGGATGCTAAATTCCGTGCTGTGGTACAAGATGTTAAACGTCGTTATGAAAAGGGACAGCCAGTCCTTGTTGGTACGGTTGCCGTTGAAACATCTGACTTGATTTCTAAGATGTTGGTTGAAGCAGGCATTCCTCATGAAGTGCTTAATGCTAAAAACCACGAAAAAGAAGCGCATATTATCATGAATGCGGGTCAACGTGGTGCCGTTACGATTGCGACCAACATGGCCGGTCGTGGTACCGATATCAAACTTGGTGAAGGTGTTCTTGAACTTGGTGGACTTTGTGTTATTGGTACAGAACGTCACGAAAGCCGTCGTATTGATAACCAGTTGCGTGGTCGTGCGGGACGTCAAGGGGACCCAGGGGAATCTCAATTCTACCTTTCACTTGAAGACGAATTGATGCGTCGTTTCGGTTCTGATCGTATCAAGCAAGTCTTGGAACGTTTGAATGCTGATGATGAAGATATCGTTATCAAATCACGTATGTTGACACGCCAAGTGGAAGCGGCTCAAAAACGTGTCGAAGGAAATAACTACGATACTCGTAAACAAGTCCTTCAGTACGATGACGTTATGCGTGAACAACGTGAAATCATCTATGCTGAGCGTTATGATGTTATCACAGCAGAACGTGACCTTGAACCTGAGATTAAGGCTATGATTAAGCGTACGATTAACCGTACGGTAGATGGTCACAGCCGCAATGATCAAGAGGAAGCTCTTAAAGGTATCTTGAACTTTGCTCGTCAGGCCTTGGTTCCTGAGAATGCCATCTCACTTGAAGATTTACGAGAAGTGGGAGAGGTAACGAAACGTAGTGTTAATTATGACGCTATTAAAGTTTACTTGAATGAGTTAGCAGATGATGTTTATGATCGTCAAATCAAGAAATTGCGTTCAGAGGAAGCTATCCGTGAATTCCAAAAAGTCTTGATTTTGATGGTTGTTGATAACAAGTGGACGGACCACATCGATGCCCTTGATCAATTACGTAATGCCGTTGGTTTGCGTGGTTATGCCCAAAACAATCCAATCGTTGAGTATCAATCTGAAGGGTTCAAGATGTTCCAAGATATGATTGGGGCAATTGAATATGATGTGACACGTACAATGATGAAAGCACAAATTCATGAACAATCTCGTGAAAATGTGAATGAACGTGTTTCAACAACAGCAACAGGCAATATCCAGGCTCACCAAGCAGATGCTAATGGTCAAGAAATTGACTTTAGTAAGGTTGGTCGTAATGACTTCTGTCCATGTGGCTCTGGTAAGAAATTTAAAAATTGTCACGGTCGTAAACAATTTTAG
- a CDS encoding sucrose-6-phosphate hydrolase encodes MNLPTEVRYRPYADWTNEEKTKIKENVAKSPWRASYHIEPETGLLNDPNGFSYFNGKFQLFYQSWPFGAAHGLKQWVHTESEDLVHFTETGVKLLPDHENDSHGAYSGSAYQIGDKLFIFYTGNVRDENWVRDPRQIGAWMDKDGKIEKFDKVLIKQPADATEHFRDPQIFDYKGQFYAIVGAQNHDKQGFIKLYKAVDNDVENWVEVGDLDFGGTGSEYMIECPNLVFVDDKPVLLYSPQGLDKAELAYDNIYPNTYKIFQDFDPEKPALVDGTPIINLDYGFEAYATQGFNTPDGRALIVSWIGLPDVDYPTDKYDYQGAMSLVKELSIKDGKLYQYPVEAITSLRASQEDFSEKVSTTNTYELELNFEANSQTELVLFADQEGNGLSLTVDTENGKVILDRSKAGEQYATDFGTSRECTLDAGQAATANIFVDNSIVEIFFNKGEKVFTSRVFPSAEQTGIKVTSGNVSGHYFDLKY; translated from the coding sequence ATGAATCTACCAACAGAAGTTCGTTACCGTCCATACGCAGATTGGACAAACGAAGAAAAAACAAAAATTAAAGAAAATGTTGCTAAATCACCTTGGCGTGCAAGCTACCATATTGAACCAGAAACAGGTCTACTTAATGACCCAAACGGTTTTTCTTACTTTAATGGTAAGTTCCAACTCTTCTACCAAAGTTGGCCCTTTGGAGCTGCTCATGGTTTGAAACAATGGGTGCATACTGAATCTGAAGACTTGGTTCACTTTACAGAAACTGGTGTCAAACTCTTGCCAGACCATGAAAATGATAGCCACGGTGCCTACTCAGGTTCTGCTTATCAAATTGGTGATAAACTCTTTATCTTCTACACAGGTAACGTTCGTGATGAAAATTGGGTTCGTGACCCACGTCAAATCGGTGCCTGGATGGATAAAGACGGCAAAATCGAAAAATTCGACAAGGTTCTTATCAAGCAACCTGCTGATGCTACTGAACACTTCCGTGACCCTCAAATCTTCGATTACAAGGGACAATTCTACGCCATCGTTGGTGCTCAAAACCATGATAAACAAGGTTTTATCAAACTTTACAAAGCGGTTGATAATGATGTCGAAAACTGGGTTGAAGTTGGAGACCTAGACTTTGGTGGTACTGGCTCAGAATACATGATTGAGTGTCCTAACCTTGTCTTTGTAGACGATAAACCTGTTCTTCTCTACAGCCCACAAGGTCTTGATAAAGCTGAACTTGCCTACGACAACATTTACCCTAACACTTATAAAATTTTCCAAGATTTTGACCCTGAGAAACCTGCCCTTGTTGATGGCACACCAATCATCAACTTGGACTACGGATTTGAAGCTTATGCAACGCAAGGCTTTAACACTCCAGATGGTCGTGCCCTTATTGTTAGCTGGATTGGTCTTCCAGACGTGGACTATCCAACTGACAAATATGACTACCAAGGGGCTATGAGCTTGGTTAAAGAATTGTCTATCAAGGACGGAAAACTCTACCAATACCCAGTTGAAGCCATTACAAGCTTACGTGCTAGCCAAGAAGATTTCTCTGAAAAAGTGTCAACAACTAACACTTATGAGCTTGAACTTAACTTCGAAGCTAACAGCCAAACTGAACTTGTCCTCTTTGCAGACCAAGAAGGAAATGGCTTATCACTTACGGTTGATACTGAAAATGGAAAAGTTATCCTTGACCGTTCTAAAGCTGGTGAACAATATGCGACTGACTTTGGCACAAGTCGTGAATGTACTCTTGATGCCGGTCAAGCTGCAACAGCAAACATCTTTGTAGACAATTCAATCGTTGAAATTTTCTTCAACAAAGGTGAAAAAGTCTTCACTAGCCGCGTCTTCCCAAGTGCAGAACAAACTGGTATCAAAGTGACATCAGGGAACGTTTCTGGACACTACTTCGACTTGAAATACTAA
- a CDS encoding sucrose-specific PTS transporter subunit IIBC has product MDNKQIAKEVIDALGGRENVNSVAHCATRLRVMVKDENKINKEKAENIEKVQGAFFNSGQYQMIFGTGTVNKIYDEVVAQGLPTASKDEQKAEAAKQGNWFQRAIRSFGDVFVPLLPAIVATGLFMGIRGAINNDTVLGLFGTTSKAFAATDFYTYTVVLTDTAFAFFPALICWSAFNVFGGSPLLGLVLGLMMVNNALPNAWDVASGAAKPIYFFDFIPVVGYQNSVLPAFFVGLLGAKFEQWVRKWVPDVLDLLLRPLIVFAVMSALALFIIGPVFHTVESYVLAATEWILNLPFGLAGLVLGGVHQVIVVTGVHHVFNLLEANLIANTGKDPLNAIITAAMTAQAGATLAVGVKTKDAKLKALAFPATLSAVLGITEPAIFGVNLRFGKPFIMGLIAGAAGGWLASILNLAGTGFGVTIVPGTLLYLNGQVLKYVIMVLVTLALGFALTWIFGYKEEEVEAQKEVVAEDIASAESAPVALQAETIAAPLKGEVVALENVNDPVFSSGAMGKGAAIKPSGNQVVAPFDGEVQIAFPTGHAYGLKSDKGAEVLIHIGIDTVSLEGKGFDAKVQANQRIKKGDVLATFDSSVITEAGLDDTTMVIVTNTADFEDVSSVATGSVAEGADFIAVK; this is encoded by the coding sequence ATGGATAACAAACAAATTGCAAAAGAAGTCATCGATGCCCTCGGTGGACGTGAAAACGTCAACAGTGTTGCTCACTGTGCGACTCGTCTACGTGTGATGGTTAAAGATGAAAACAAAATCAATAAAGAAAAGGCTGAGAACATTGAAAAAGTTCAAGGTGCTTTCTTCAACTCAGGTCAATACCAAATGATTTTTGGTACAGGTACTGTTAACAAGATTTACGACGAAGTCGTTGCTCAAGGTCTTCCAACAGCATCTAAAGACGAACAAAAAGCAGAAGCTGCTAAACAAGGGAACTGGTTCCAACGTGCTATCCGTTCATTCGGTGACGTTTTCGTTCCATTGCTTCCAGCAATCGTAGCGACTGGTCTTTTCATGGGTATCCGTGGAGCAATCAATAACGATACAGTTCTTGGTTTGTTCGGTACAACATCAAAAGCTTTTGCTGCTACAGATTTCTACACTTACACAGTTGTATTGACAGATACAGCCTTCGCCTTCTTCCCAGCCTTGATTTGTTGGTCAGCCTTTAACGTATTTGGTGGTTCACCACTTCTTGGTTTGGTTCTTGGTTTGATGATGGTTAACAACGCCCTTCCTAACGCTTGGGATGTTGCATCAGGTGCTGCTAAACCAATCTACTTCTTTGATTTTATTCCAGTAGTAGGTTACCAAAACTCAGTGCTTCCAGCCTTCTTCGTAGGTTTGCTTGGTGCTAAGTTCGAGCAATGGGTTCGTAAATGGGTTCCAGATGTTCTTGACCTTCTCTTACGTCCACTTATCGTCTTTGCAGTAATGTCAGCTTTGGCCCTCTTTATCATTGGTCCTGTCTTCCATACTGTTGAAAGCTATGTTCTTGCTGCTACAGAATGGATTCTTAACTTGCCATTTGGTCTTGCTGGTCTTGTTCTTGGTGGAGTTCACCAAGTTATCGTCGTTACAGGGGTTCACCACGTCTTTAACTTGCTTGAAGCTAACCTCATTGCTAATACTGGTAAAGATCCACTTAACGCTATCATCACAGCTGCTATGACTGCCCAAGCTGGTGCGACACTTGCAGTGGGTGTTAAAACTAAAGATGCTAAATTGAAAGCACTTGCTTTCCCTGCAACTCTTTCAGCGGTACTTGGTATCACTGAACCAGCTATCTTTGGGGTTAACCTTCGTTTCGGTAAGCCATTTATCATGGGTCTTATCGCTGGTGCTGCCGGTGGTTGGTTGGCATCAATCCTTAACCTTGCTGGTACAGGATTTGGTGTAACAATCGTTCCTGGTACTCTTCTATACCTTAACGGTCAAGTACTTAAGTATGTGATTATGGTACTTGTAACACTTGCTCTTGGTTTCGCTCTTACTTGGATCTTCGGTTACAAAGAGGAAGAAGTTGAAGCTCAAAAAGAAGTTGTTGCTGAAGATATTGCATCTGCAGAATCAGCTCCAGTTGCATTGCAAGCTGAAACAATCGCTGCACCACTTAAAGGTGAAGTTGTAGCTTTGGAAAATGTTAATGACCCAGTCTTCTCATCAGGAGCTATGGGTAAAGGTGCTGCTATCAAACCTTCAGGTAACCAAGTAGTTGCACCATTTGATGGTGAAGTGCAAATCGCCTTCCCAACAGGTCACGCTTACGGTCTTAAATCTGATAAAGGTGCTGAAGTGCTTATCCACATCGGTATCGACACTGTCTCACTTGAAGGTAAAGGATTTGATGCTAAAGTTCAAGCAAATCAACGTATTAAAAAAGGTGATGTCTTGGCTACCTTCGATAGCTCAGTAATCACTGAAGCAGGTCTTGACGATACAACTATGGTTATCGTTACAAACACTGCAGACTTCGAAGATGTTTCATCAGTAGCGACTGGTTCAGTTGCTGAAGGTGCAGACTTCATCGCAGTTAAATAA
- the manA gene encoding mannose-6-phosphate isomerase, class I: MEPLFLDSPMHEKIWGGNRLKAEFGYDIPSEHTGEYWAISAHPNGVSYVKNGKYAGFHLAELYKDKPELFGNPKTSVFPLLTKILDANDWLSVQVHPDDAYGLEHEGELGKTECWYIIDAEEGAEIIYGHKAKTKEELASLIEAGDWDGLLSKTPVKKGDFFFVPSGTMHAIGPGILILETQQSSDTTYRVYDFDRRDNQGNKRELHIQQSLDVLNLGYPENSVPATVKTLQLESTCLTSNSFFTVYKWKLSGLVDFKQSAPYLLCSVLSGNGTMTIDSRIYCLKKGDHFILPNDVTDWEIDGQLEMIVSHPNEA; encoded by the coding sequence ATGGAACCTTTATTTTTAGATTCACCAATGCATGAGAAAATCTGGGGAGGGAACCGCCTCAAGGCAGAGTTTGGTTACGATATTCCCAGTGAACACACTGGTGAATACTGGGCAATTTCTGCCCATCCTAATGGTGTATCCTATGTCAAAAATGGAAAATATGCTGGTTTCCACCTGGCAGAGCTTTACAAGGATAAACCAGAACTTTTTGGAAACCCCAAGACTAGTGTTTTTCCTTTGTTGACCAAGATTTTGGACGCTAATGACTGGCTCTCAGTGCAGGTACACCCTGATGATGCCTATGGGCTAGAGCACGAAGGTGAGCTAGGAAAGACAGAATGTTGGTATATTATTGATGCTGAAGAGGGTGCAGAAATTATTTATGGTCACAAGGCTAAGACAAAGGAAGAGCTGGCATCCTTGATTGAAGCAGGTGATTGGGATGGACTTTTGTCGAAAACTCCTGTTAAGAAAGGTGACTTTTTCTTTGTACCAAGCGGTACCATGCATGCTATTGGTCCAGGTATCCTTATCTTAGAGACTCAACAATCTAGCGATACCACTTATCGTGTATATGATTTTGATCGTAGGGATAATCAGGGCAATAAACGTGAACTTCATATTCAACAGTCTCTTGATGTCTTGAATCTAGGGTATCCTGAAAATAGCGTCCCAGCAACTGTTAAGACCTTGCAATTAGAGTCGACTTGTTTGACATCAAACTCCTTTTTCACTGTGTATAAATGGAAACTCAGTGGCTTGGTTGACTTCAAGCAATCAGCTCCCTATTTGCTTTGTTCCGTACTTTCTGGCAATGGGACCATGACTATCGATTCACGCATTTATTGTCTAAAAAAAGGTGATCACTTCATTCTTCCAAATGATGTGACAGATTGGGAAATTGATGGACAATTGGAGATGATTGTCAGTCACCCTAACGAGGCTTAA
- the acpS gene encoding holo-ACP synthase: protein MIFGHGIDLQEISAVKKAYDRNPRFAKKVLTPKEWERFESLSGNRQMSYLAGRWAGKEAFSKAWGTGIGAVGFKDIEILTNNKGAPVVTQSPFEGNVFISISHSGDFVQASVILEKN, encoded by the coding sequence ATGATTTTTGGACATGGTATAGACTTGCAGGAAATTTCAGCTGTTAAAAAGGCTTATGACCGCAATCCACGTTTTGCAAAAAAGGTATTGACACCAAAAGAGTGGGAGCGTTTTGAATCTCTTTCTGGCAATCGTCAGATGTCCTATTTAGCAGGTCGCTGGGCTGGTAAGGAAGCATTTTCAAAGGCCTGGGGTACAGGTATTGGAGCAGTCGGCTTTAAGGATATTGAAATTTTGACCAATAACAAGGGAGCTCCAGTGGTGACCCAGTCGCCTTTTGAAGGCAATGTCTTCATCTCGATTTCCCATAGCGGTGATTTTGTTCAGGCAAGTGTCATTTTAGAAAAAAACTAA
- a CDS encoding 3-deoxy-7-phosphoheptulonate synthase, with the protein MGIHQNSPLIDVAEVRKLHALTGEALVTKQANDEALAKIIKGEDKRILLVIGPCSSDNEEAVLDYAHRLAKLQEEVKDKIFIVMRVYTAKPRTNGDGYKGLIHQPDAEGDVDLLAGVKAVRHLQSRIITETGLPIADEMLYPSNLSFFDDLLSYHAVGARSVEDQEHRFVASGIDVPIGLKNPTSGNLNVMFNGIYAAQNQQHFLYNGAEVKTDGNPLAHAILRGANNENGQNIVNYHYEDLVKALDKYSAFNLENPFILVDTNHDNSGKNFMEQVRIVREVLLNREWDERIADTVRGFMIESYLEDGRQDTPEVYGKSITDPCLGWDKTDSLIREIYNRLS; encoded by the coding sequence ATGGGAATTCATCAAAATAGTCCGCTGATTGATGTAGCGGAAGTAAGGAAATTGCATGCTCTTACGGGAGAAGCACTAGTAACTAAACAGGCCAATGATGAGGCCTTGGCAAAAATTATAAAGGGTGAGGACAAACGTATTCTCTTGGTTATTGGTCCATGTTCGTCTGATAATGAAGAAGCTGTTCTTGACTATGCTCACCGTTTGGCCAAACTTCAGGAAGAAGTGAAAGATAAAATCTTTATTGTTATGCGTGTTTATACAGCTAAACCACGTACTAATGGAGATGGTTATAAGGGGCTTATCCACCAACCAGACGCAGAGGGTGATGTAGACCTTCTTGCTGGAGTTAAGGCGGTTCGCCACCTTCAGTCACGTATTATTACTGAAACAGGCCTCCCAATCGCTGATGAGATGCTTTATCCGTCAAATCTTTCCTTCTTTGATGACCTACTTAGCTACCACGCTGTTGGAGCACGTTCGGTTGAGGATCAAGAACACCGCTTTGTAGCTTCAGGTATTGATGTGCCAATTGGTTTGAAGAACCCAACGTCAGGGAATTTGAATGTCATGTTTAATGGTATCTATGCTGCGCAGAACCAACAGCATTTCCTTTACAATGGCGCTGAAGTTAAAACAGATGGTAACCCACTCGCTCACGCTATCTTGCGTGGTGCCAACAATGAAAATGGACAGAACATTGTCAACTACCATTACGAAGACTTGGTTAAGGCTTTGGACAAGTATAGTGCATTTAATTTGGAAAACCCATTTATCCTTGTTGATACAAACCATGATAACTCAGGTAAAAACTTCATGGAACAAGTTCGTATTGTGCGTGAAGTCCTTCTTAACCGTGAGTGGGATGAGCGTATCGCGGATACCGTGCGTGGTTTTATGATTGAGTCTTACCTTGAGGATGGTCGTCAAGACACACCTGAAGTTTACGGTAAATCAATCACAGATCCTTGTCTTGGTTGGGATAAGACAGATAGTCTTATTCGTGAAATCTACAATCGACTTTCATAA